The Candidatus Eisenbacteria bacterium genome includes the window TCTCGGCGTCGATCGCCGTCTCGGGGAGCCAGATCGACTCGCTGGGCCGCCCGAACCTGCGCTCGAACTCGCGCAACCCCCAGAGGATCTGGGTCCGCTTGTCGCGCTCGCTCGCCAGCGGGAGGATCGTGTGGTTGTAGGCTTGGGCGATGGCGTTTCCGTGGCCTTCGTTGCGCTCCCGCGACCTCGAGTCGGCCTGGAGGATCTGGCGATACAGTCTCGGCTCCGCCGCCTCCAGCCAACGCAGCAGCGTCGGGCCGAAGTCGAAGTTGATCCACTCGAAGTTGTTGACGATCTCCTCGATCCGCCCGCGCTCGTCGAGCACGCGGCTGCGCGCGTTCGGCGCGTAGCACTGCGACGAGACCCGCGCGTTCCAGTCGTGATGGGGAGCGGCGCTCGGCTGCCTGGGGAGCTTCCCCGTCCAGGGGTTCTCCCGCGGCGGCTGGTAGAAGTGTCCGTGAATGATCAGGTCCATCAGCTCGCGTTTCTTCGGTGAATCGGTGGGGGGACCGATCGCCCTCGCGTCGCGTGGGGCGCGTCCCCGGGAGGTGGTGGCGGCGGCGCGGGCCGGCGGCGCCGGCCTGCCACCACATCTATCATCGGCCCGGATCCTCTACGCCTTCAGTCTGGCGTAGCGCTCGTTGACGACGTTCCAGTTGACGTTCCTGAAGAACGCCGCGAGGTAGTCCGGCTTCTTGGTCCCGTAGTCGATCATGAAGGCATGCTCCCAGCAGTCGAGCGCCAGGAGGATCTCCTGGTGGGCGGGAAGCCCGATGTGGTGCTCGAACATGATGTAGCTGTGCAGCTTCTTGTCGATCCGGTTCATGGTGAGGAGCACCCAGCCCGGCGTCGACCCGGCGGCTCCCTTCATGTTCGCCTCGAAGGCCTCGTACTTACCGAAATCGCTCTCGATGGCGGCCTTGAGGGGCTGCGAGATCTGTCCCCTCTCGGGGGCGATGTTCTCGAAGTAGAGCTGATGAAGATAGGAGCCGTTGAACGCCACGGCCTCGCGCCGCTTCAGC containing:
- a CDS encoding superoxide dismutase, whose translation is MKHEIKNFDHLIGKVDGLSEAQLKAHFGLYAGYVNKLNEIEEKLAKADPSASNYSFGEFSELKRREAVAFNGSYLHQLYFENIAPERGQISQPLKAAIESDFGKYEAFEANMKGAAGSTPGWVLLTMNRIDKKLHSYIMFEHHIGLPAHQEILLALDCWEHAFMIDYGTKKPDYLAAFFRNVNWNVVNERYARLKA